Part of the Geobacter pickeringii genome, GGCTCCGCCATCCCTCCGAGATCATCTCGGTGGGGGACGAGGTGGCAACCGTCGTCCTCGGTGTCGATATGGGGAACCGCCGGATTTCCCTCGGCCTCAAGCAGATCCAGGTCAATCCCTGGACCCAGCTGGAGGACAAATATCCGGTCGGAACCAAGCTCGAGGGGCAGATCAAGAGCATCACCGACTTCGGGGTGTTCATCGGCATCGAAGAGGGGATCGACGGCCTCGTTCACGTCTCCGACATCTCCTGGACCAAGCGGGTGAAACACCCGGGCGAGATTTACACCAAGGGACAAACCGTCCAGGCCGTGGTGCTGAATATCGACGTCGAGAACGAGCGGCTCTCCCTCGGGATCAAGCAGCTCACTCCCGATCCCTGGGGGGAGATTCCGGTCAAGTACCGTCCTGGCACCCGCGTCAAGGGAAAAGTGACCTCCGTGACCGACTTCGGCGTCTTCCTTGAGATCGAGGAAGGGATCGAAGGGCTGATCCACGTCTCCGAACTTTCCCGCGACAAGGTCGCCTCGCCCAAGGATGTCGCCAACGTCGGCGACGAGATGGATGCGGTGGTTCTCAGTGTCGACGAGGGCGAGAAAAAGATCGCGCTCTCCGTCAAGTCGCTCCAGGCCGCCGCCGAGAAGGCGGAGATCGAGTCCTACATGCAGGCCCAGGGCGAGGCCACCTCGAACCTCGGCGAGCTCCTCCGGGAAGGGCTCAAGAAGAACGGCGACAGCAACGACTGATTTACGATCCTCGCGGCACCCCGCAGACTGGCCCGGGCCGAGTCGGCGCCCGGGCCGCACTTACCATCGCAGCAAGGAGTGCAGTAATGACGAAAAGTGAATTGGTCGAGCAATTGGCGGAAATTAATACCTGGCTGACCCGCAAGGACTCGGAGACGATCGTTAATCTCGTGTTCGACAGCATCAGTGAGGCGCTCAGGAAGGGCGAGAAGGTTGAAATCCGCGGTTTCGGCAGCTTTACCGTCCGCGAGAGGGGCGCCCGCGAGGCGCGCAACCCCAAGAGCGGCGCCATTGTAAAGATCCCAGCCAAGAAGACCCCCTTTTTCAAGACCGGCAAGGAGCTTCGGGAGCGGGTAAACGACCTGGAAGGGTAGTCTGAAGCCGCCCGGATGGCGGAACTGGTAGACGCAAGGGATTTAAAATCCCTCGGCACTTAGTGCTGTGCCGGTTCGATCCCGGCTCCGGGCACCAGCATGAATAAAGGCTTCACGGATAACCCGTGAAGCCTTTATTCGTTTCGCTGCTTGAACTTTATGCAAATGGGGTGCAGTTTCCGTCGATTCCCCGTTGCATGACCACTCAGAGATCCTCCATGTCAAGGTCATCCTTTTCGGGCGCCCCGCCGGATCCTCCCGCTGCGTGCTTTCCTTTTTTCCATCTCTTGCCGACTCCCGGCTGGATCCGTCGAATCTCCCTTGTCCGCCCGCCACCGTCTGCGTTAGAATGGATCGTTACCCTGGAGCGCGTTACCGAAGAGTTATGGCATGAATGCGGTTACCCGATTTCTATTTTCCTGGCGACTGAGAACCCACCTGCTGCTAATAGCCTTGCTGCTTAGCCTGCCGGCGGTGATCTTCATCGTCTATTCCGGATACGAGGAACGCACCGACGCGCTCAACGCCGGCGTCTCCGAGACCAAGATGCTGGTGCACAGCATCCTCACGGAGCAGTACAGCCTGACCGGGGATGCGGAACAGTTGGGGACCGTGCTCTCCATCCTCCCCATCGTGAAGGAACGCAAGGTGGGCGAGGTCAATGCCGTGCTCGCCAACATCCTGCAAATGAAGGGAGAGTTTGCCAACATCCTGATTGCCGACCGCCACGGCACCGTCTGGGCCTCCGCCCTTCCTTCCCTCGGGAGGGTTTCCATCGCCGACACCGTTGCTTTCCAAAATGTGGTACGCACCAGGCGTTTCTCCTCCGGTGAGTATACCGTCGAGAAGATCTCAGGAAAACCGACTATCGGTTTCGGATACCCGGTTTTGAACTCTCGGGGGGAAATCGACGGAGTCCTCGCCATCACCGTCAACTTCGAATACCTGAACGGCCTGCTCACGGAGGAAGGACTTCCCAAGGGGGCTCTGTTCACCCTCGCCGACCGCAACGGGATAGTCGTCTACCGGAACTGGGGCCGCAAGGAGAAGATCGGGAAGCCGCTCTGTCCGAAGGTATTCCGGCGCATGGCGGCCGGACCGGATCGGGTAAGTTTTCTCGATTTCGGAAGGAGCGAGGAGCGAAAGATTTCCTCCTACGGCAGAATCGGACTTAAGAAGGAAAAGGTTCCCTACCTCTACGTGCTGGCTGGCCTTCCGCTCAAGGATACCCTGGCCCGGGCCCAGCGCGCCCAACTGCTCCAGGTCGCCATCCTCTCCCCCTTTCTGTTGGTGGCCGTGGTCCTGGCAAGCCTCCTTGGCAAGTTCTTTTTCGTCAACCAGATCAATAAACTGCGCGAGGCCTCGGAGCGGCTCGCCAGCGGCGATCTTGGGGTCAGGGTGTCGCCGCTGTTGGCCGGCGGCGAAATGGCGGAGTTAGGCCGTTCCTTCGACGAGATGGCGCAACAACTCGCGTGCCGGGAAAACGAGCTGAACGCCCTAAACGAGAGCCTGACGCTTCGGGTGGAGGCCGAGACCGAGCGGCGCTTGCACCAGGAACGTCTGTTGGCGCGTCACGCGCGTCTGGCGGCCATGGGCGAGATGATCGGCGCCATAGCCCACCAGTGGCGCCAGCCGCTGGCCACCCTTGGAGCGGCTATTCAGAGCCTGCGCATGGCCTGGGAGCGGGGGAGCCTGGATGCTGCCTTTCTGGAGAGCGCCGAGGCGGACGCGCAGAAACAGCTCTACTACATGTCGGAAACCATCGAGGACTTCTGCAACTTCTTCCGCCCCGAGAAGGTGGCGGAGCAGTTCGAGGTCCGGGAGAAGATCGCAGAGGTGGTATTGCTGGTCGATGCCCAGTTCGCCAACGCGGGGGTGCATCTTGAGGTGGTCGATGCCGCCGACGGTGAAGGGTTGTTCATCCACGGCTACCAGAATGAGTTTAAACAGTCCGTGCTCAATCTGGTGAGCAACGCCTTCGACGCCGTGGTTGCGAGAAACGGCGCCGCCCCCCGGCCGACCGGATTGCCGGGGCTGGTGGTGGTAACCCTGAGGCGCACCGAGGATCGGGTGCTGATTGAGGTGCGTGACAATGGCTGCGGCATCCCCCCGGAATTTGTGGACAAAGTGTACGAGCCGTATTTCACCAGCAAGCCGGAGGGGAAGGGGACCGGCATCGGACTCTACATGTCGAAACTGATTGTGGAGGAGAGCATGGGGGGACGCATCAGTTTCGTCAGTTCCGCTGAGGGGACCGTCTTCCGGATCGAGCTTGCAGCAAGCGCTGCCGGGGAGGTGGGAAATGGATGAACGGGGGCGCCTGAAGGTCCTCTACGTGGAGGACGAACCCGACCTGCGGGAGCGAATTCGCATCGTTCTGGAGATGTACTTCGAGACGGTGATTGCCTCATCGGACGGAAAGGAGGCGCTGGCACTCTTCGATCGGGAGCACCCCGATGTGGTGGTGAGCGACATCAAGATGCCGATCATGGACGGGCTGGAGCTTGCCCGGTGCATCCGGGAGCGTGCCCCGGAGACCCCGGTGGTGCTTTCCACAGCCTTCACTGATACCGCCTATCTGCTCCAGGCGATCGAGTTCGGCGTCTCCGCATATATACGCAAGCCGCTCGACTGTCGCGAGCTGGTGGCTGCAGTGAGTCGGGTGGCTGCGCCGGTCCTCCAGCGCCGTGAGCTGGAGGAGGCGAGAAGGCGCGAGCAGGTATCGCTGGAACTGCTCCTGGGGGAGAGTCCGGCCATACAGCGGGTGATACAACAGTCCCGGCGGGTGGCGGAGACCGACTTCTCGATCCTCATTCAGGGGGAGACTGGGGTCGGGAAGTCCTACCTCGCCGCGCTCATCCACGGGCTGAGTCCGCGCCGGGACCGTCCCTTCGTCACGGTGACGGTGAGCTCGCTGGCGGAATCTCTTGTGGAGAGTCAGCTCTTCGGTCACGTCAAGGGGGCCTTCACCGGCGCCCAAGGCGCCAAACGGGGGCTCTTCGAGGAGGCCGGCGGCGGCACCCTCTTTCTCGACGACGTGGATTGCGCCTCCCCCGCGATTCAGGCCAAGATTCTGCACGCGGTGGAGCAGAAGTGGTTCTTTCCGGTGGGGGGGACCGTCAAGGTCCAGATCGACACCCGCATCATCGCGGCGAGTAACCGCGACCTCCTCGTCGACGCCAAGGACGGTACCTTCCGGGAGGACCTCTACTATCGCCTCAGCGACCTGGTGATCACCCTTCCCCCCCTGCGCGAACGGGGAAGGGACATTGCGCTGCTGGCCCGGGCCTTTCTCAACGAGATCTCGCTGGAGCTGAGTCGAGTCCCCCCGCGCCTCACCCCCGACGCCATCCTTCTTTTGAGCCGGCAGCCCTGGTCCGGCAACGTCCGCGAGTTGAAGAGCGTCATGAAACGGGCGGCCCTCTTTGCCGGAGAGACCCTCGACGCTGAGGAGCTTGCCGGCATCCTGAGCTCGCTCAAAGGAGGAGCGGACGGTTTCGGGGTACCGCTCACCCTCGACGAGCTGACGCGCCAAGCGGTCCAGCAGGCGTTGGTCGCCACCGGAGGGAAGAAGATGGAGGCGGCACGCCTGCTCGACGTGGAGTACGGCCGCTTCAAGCGCCTTCTGGAGCGCTACCGCCTCTGAATCCGACGACTCTGCATTTTGCCCACCCCCGCGTCCGTCCAATTCATCGTTTTACCCACCCCTATCTCCCCTTTTACCTCCTAGAGCCCGGTAATTCCGGCATGTTGAGGCAGTGGCACCGCTGTTGCTTAAGAGGAAAGGGCGGAACCTGACGGCCTGACGACCGTGCCGGTCCCATCTTCCTGGCCACGGCTTTCCGGCTGAAGTCCTAAATTGCGCTCCCCGGGCCACCGTCCTCCTGGTGCATGGAGAAATCCTTTGTTGAAACCTCTGTTGAGACCACGCAAGGAATGCGAATCGGGTGTGGCGGCTCCCCGGCTGCACGTCTGCATATACCTGCAGCACCCCTTTGACGACTGCTATTGCATGAACATCACGGGGGCCACCATCCCACGCCTGCTTGATTACTGCGTCGGTGATTTCGGCTCCTGCCCCATCTTCCGTAAGCGGCACCGCCACGAAAAGGAGCCGGCCGCGGAGTAGCTTGAAACCGGCGAATCGCGCCGGCCATTATGAAAATTGGACACTTGGAGTGCGCCATGAGGCAAATGTTGTTCATCCTGTACCTCGGTCTCCTCTTCCCTGCCACCGTCCACGCCTATACGGACCCTGGCTCCGGGACGATGCTCTGGCAGCTCGGCGTGTCGTTTTGCCTCGGGCTCCTCTTCTATCTCAAGAGGTTCATGTCGGTACTCGTTAAGCTGATCAAGAAGGGCGATTAGGTGCGCTCATTCCGTGATCCCGCGGGGCGTCTCCATTTCATCGGGCCGCACCTGATCCGGCAGATCCGGGCCGAGGCCGCCCCGGTCTACCGCTCGCTGCTGCAAGGGGAAGTCCTGCGCGGGCTGATCGCTTCGGGCGACCTGATCGGTACCGAAATCCTCGATGGGGGCCACACCGTGCTGGCGCACCATTGCCGGCGCCAGGAGTGCGAGCCACCCCTGGCGGCCAAGGAAGACCTCTTCCTTACCCATGAGGTCATTCCCTTTCCCTCCTTTCCCTCCGAATGGCCTGCGGAGATGCTCAAGGCCGCAGCCTCGCTCACCCTGGACCTGGCAGAGCGGGGGCTTGCTCAGGGGGTCGGCCTTAAGGACGCCTCCCCCTACAACGTCCTGTTCCGCGGGCCCCGCCCGGTCTTTGTCGATCTCCTCTCCTTTGAGCCACGCCATCCGTGCGATCCGATCTGGCTTCCCCAGGCCCAGTTCCTCCGCACCTTCACCCTCCCTCTTTTGGCACATGCCCGCCTCGGCCTTCCACTCGATTCCATCTTCCTCTGCCGCCGCGACGGCCTGGAACCGATGGAACTCTATCGGATGTTGGGTCCGCTGCGGAGGATCTTGCCTCCCTTTCTTGGTACGGTGACTCTGCCGGTCTGGCTCTCGGGGAGGGCGGAGGCGAAGGGGAGCGCTATCTACCGGCCGCGCCGGATGGGGAGCGCTGAGCAGGCGCGCTTCGTGCTCGGCTCCCTGTTCCGGCGTCTGCGCCGCGATATCGATCGGATCCCGACGGCTTCTGTGAAAGGGAGCGCCTGGAACGACTACTGCCGCAGCTGTTGCTATGACGAGAGTTCATTTGCGGCCAAGAGCGCCTTCGTCGAGGAGTTCCTCCGGGAGGCCCGCCCTGCGCGGGTGCTCGACGTCGGGTGCAACACCGGGCATTTCTCCCGGCTCGCCGCAGAAGCGGGAGCGGAGGTGGTGGCGATCGACCGGGACCCAACGGTGGTTGGCGCACTCTGGAGGGAGGCACGCCAGAACGGACGGGACATTCTCCCCCTGGTGGTGGACTTCGCACGCCCCACCCCGGCGCTTGGGTGGGACTATGCCGAGACCCCCTCCTTCCTGGAGCGGAGCCGGGGGGGCTTCGATGCGCTCCTGATGCTCGCCCTGATCCACCACCTGCTGGTAACCGACCGGATCCCGCTTCCGAAACTCTTCTCTCTGGCGGCTCAGGTGACCCGACGTTACCTGGTCGCCGAGTACGTCCCCCCCGACGACCCGCAGTTTCTGCGTATCGCCCGCGGGCACGAGGCGCTGCATCGGCATCTGACCCCCGAGGTGTTCGAGGAGGCCGCCGCGGCGCACTTCCGGATCCTCAAACAGACCGGGATTGGCAATCACGGACGCATACTCTACCTGATGGAGAAACACAATGGTCGCTAGGCTGCGGGATCTGGCCGCCTCACTGTCGCTGGCAAACCTCATGTTCCTGAGGCTCTGGCTGAAGCTCCTTCCCTACCGCGGCGGCAGCGATTACCTCCTGCCGTCCTCTCCCTACAACAGCTACCTCGCCCTGATGCTCAACGTCACCATGTGGGGGGTGATATTCTTTTGCTTGTTCCGCGTGACCAAGGGGAGCCGAACCCTCAACTCCTGGCTGCACGTCATTCTCGTCCCCCTGGTGGCGGTGGCTGCCCTCTACGGGGTCGGGATCTCCCGAATTTCGCTGGCCCGGTTCGCCTTTTTCTATGGTCCCCACAGTGTCTTGTTCCTTGAGATCGCCTGCTGGCTTTCGACGCTGACCGCGGTGTACGTGGTGGCGAGGTACCGGGAAGTTTTAGCGCGGTTTCTTTCCGTGCTTCCGCTCCTTTTCGTCCCGTTCCTCCCGGTCACCTTCGGACAGGCCGCCGCGGCGCTTGCCGCCATTGAGCCCCCAGCCCGCTTTCATCCGCACCGGATCGATCCCCCCGCCCCTCTGGTCGACCGGATCGGGATCCCCGTGGTGTGGGCGATCTTTGATGAGACGGACTACCGGATACTCTTCGAGAAACGCCCGCCGGGTCTCGCGTTTCCCGCCTTCGACAAGTTCAGGGAGAACGCCCTGTGGGCGACCCAGGCCTATTCGCCCAGCGACGCCACCCTGGTATCGCTGCCGGCCCTGTTGACCGGGATCCCGCTCAAAACCACCACCCCGCTCGGGGCGAGGCGCCTCGAACTGGTCCGCGCCAATGACGGGACGCGGCTCGACTTCGCCGCCCAGGAGACCATCTTCGACCGGGTCAAGAAACGGCAGGGAAGCACCGCCCTCTTCGGCTGGTATCACCCCTACAGCCGGCTCCTGCACGGCGTCGATCTCTGCCGCGACTACCCGCGCTACAACTTCTTCACCTCGGACCGCTTGCGCGACGTGCTCCTCTTCCAGCTGTACGAGGTCTGGGACTTTCGTTTTCTCCCCTTCAGCAACACCATCCTTGGCAACAATCATATCCGGATCGTCGAGCGGATGCGCTCGGACGTGGCCGCGGCGGTGAGGAAAGAGCGCCCCTCCTTCATCTTCCTCCACTACCCGCTGCCGCATTCTCCAAACATCTACCAAAGGGGAAGCGGCCGGCTCGCCTTCAACCGCGACGAACGCCAGGGGTACCTGGACAACATGACGCTGGCCGACCGCTGTCTCGAGGAGTTGCGTGCCGAGATGGAGCGGGAGGGGACCTGGGATGGAGCACTGGTGGTGATCTCCTCGGATCACCACTGGAGGACCAATACCTATGACGGGGAGACCGACTACGAGCATGTTCCGTTCATGGTTAAATTCCCGCATCAGAGGGAGGGGCTTACCTACCGGGGGCGTTTCAATACGGTGCTCACCCAGGAGCTGATCCTGAGGGTGCTGGATGGCAAGCTGAAAGGGGCGCAAGAGGCGGCAGACTGGCTGGACCGGGCACACCGGAAAAATGCCGACGGCAAGGTCCTCTTCTCGGTGAATCAGCCTGATGATGATTAGCCTCCGGCAATTTTTGGCCACCGGTTTGAGTGTAGAATCAGAGCAACTGGCGCGACCTTCGTCTGGTAACGGCAATGCTCTGCCGATAAATATTCTTGTGTTACGTGTTGGAATTGTCGTACTCTTTATCTGCCCAGTGCTGCCGAGATGTGTTGTCTGGAAAACGTAAAATCCCTCGGCATTTAGTGCTGTGCCGGTTCGATCCCGGCTCCGGGCGCCAGTAGGAACACAGGGGGCTTGGCCAATGAGGCCGGGCCCCTTTTCTTCTTTGGGGGGAATGAGATGGTTGATGAGCGATTGGAGCGGCTTCTGCACCGCTTTGCGGCTGCGGCGTCGCTCCATGCCGCGGCGGTGGAGGCGATGGACGAAGAGGGGGCCCGGCACCATGCCGCCATCGTCCAGCGGCTGTACGGGGAGATCGTCCGCTGTGGGGCGGAGGGACGAGAGGAACTTGTGCTCCTGGCCGAGCGGGGCGGGGGGCCGGTTGCCGGAATGGCGGCGGTGTATTCGCTTCGCCATGCTCCGGAGCGGTGCGTGCCCGTTCTTCGCCGGCTTGCCGGAGAGCCGGGTCTTCTCGGCTTTCGGGCCAGTGTCGCGCTCGATCGCTGGGAGCGGGGAGAGTGGGAGCTGGAGTAACCGAAACCATAGTTGACAAAAATTGTATGGTATGATACCTGACTGATAATGCCCTTGATGTCGGACGCCGGCCGACGGGGCAGCGTTTCCGGCGCCAACCCCGAGCAGGGGGCTCTCCCCCGGGAAGGAAGATCGATGTTTGCACGACTGCGCGAGGATATCCAATCGGTCCAGGAGCGCGACCCCGCGGCGCGGAGCGCGCTGGAGGTCTTCTTCTGCTATCCCGGGCTCCACGCCATCTGGTTCCACCGGTTTTCCCACTGGTGCTGGCGGCACGAATTCTTCTTCCTGGGGCGTTTCCTCTCGCACCTGGGACGATTTTTCACCGGCATCGAGATCCATCCGGGGGCGACCATCGGCCGCCGGCTCTTCATCGACCACGGCATGGGGGTGGTGATCGGCGAGACCGCCGAGATCGGCGATGACGTCACGATCTACCACGGCGTCACCCTTGGCGGCGTCAGCCTGGAGAAAAAGAAGCGCCATCCCACCATCGGGAGCAACGCCATCATCGGCTCGGGAGCCAAGGTGCTCGGCCCCTTCACGGTGGGAGACGGAGCCAAGATCGGCTCCAACTCCGTGGTGGTGAAGGAGGTCCCTCCCAACGCGTCCGTCGTGGGGATTCCGGGGCGGGTGGTCATGGCCACCGAGAAGCCGAAGGAAAAGGCGGACTTCGAGCACGGCAAGCTTCCGGACCCCGAGGCGAAGGCGATCTCCTGTCTGTTCGAACAGCTTCGGGAACTGGAGCGCAAATATGCCGAACTCTCGGCCGATCATGCCGCCCTCAGGCGCGAGGTCGAGGGAGAGCGGTAACGAAAGGACGCAATGAGGCTTTCGACAAGGGCACAATATGCGGTGAGGGCCATGGTTGATCTCGCGCTCCATTCGGGGGGGCGGCCCGTGGCGCTTCGGGATATCGCTGAGCGCGAGGATATTCCCCTCAACTACCTGGAGCAGCTTTTCAACCGCCTGCGGCGCGGCAGGATCGTGGAGAGCGTCCGCGGCCCCGGCGGGGGGTACCTCCTGGCCCGCGAGAGCGCGGCGATCCGGGTGGGGGAGATCGTGGCGACCGTGGAGGAGCCGCTGACCCCCGTTTCGTGCATGGATGAGAAGAAGGGGCGCTGTACCCGGCCGGCCGCGTGTACCACCCATAACGTCTGGCAGATGCTCGGTGAGCGGATCCGGGGATTTCTCGACTCCATCACCCTGGAGGACCTGACGCGGGAGGCCCGGGAACGCGGCGAAGCGGAATAAATCCGGCGGGACGACGATCCCGCTTTAACACACAGGCAACGCGATGATCTATCTGGACCACAACGCGACGACGCCGGTCCACCCTGACGTGGTGGAGGCGTTGTTGCCGTTTCTGACGGAAAAATTCGGCAATCCCTCCAGCATCCACTGGGCCGGCCGCGCCGTGAAGGGGGCGGTGGAGGAGGCCCGGGAGCGGGTGGCCCATCTGGTGGGGTGCGAGCCGGGGGAGGTGGTCTTCACCGCCTCGGGGACCGAAGCCGACAACATGGCGATCAAGGGGGTTGCGGCCGCCCTCGCCGACCGGGGAAACCACATCGTCGCCACGCGGGTCGAGCATCCCGCCGTAGTGAACGCCCTTCTCCACCTCGAACGGCTGGGGTGCACCGTGACCTGGCTTGACGTGGATGGCGACGGGGTGCTGGACCCGGACCGGCTGGAGGGGGCCATCACCGACCGGACGATCCTGGTCTGCGCCATGGCGGCCAACAACGAGACCGGCGTCCTCTTTCCCCTGCGGGAGATCGGCGCGATCGCGGCACGCCGTAAGGTCTACCTCCACTGCGACGCCGTGCAGGCGGCGGGGAAGATCTCCCTCGGGTTCCGGGAGTCGGGGATCGCGCTCCTCGCCCTCTCCGGCCACAAGCTCAATGCCCCCAAGGGGGTCGGCGCCCTGGTGATCCGCCGGGGGGTGAAGTGCCATCCCCTGATCCATGGGGGGGCCCAGGAGCGGAACCGCCGCGGCGGGACCGAGAACGTGGCGGGGATCGTCGCCTTCGGCGCGGCGTGCGAGATTGCCGCCGCCACCATGGCAGGGGAGATGGCGCGGCTGAAGAGGCTGCGGGACCG contains:
- a CDS encoding integration host factor subunit beta, encoding MTKSELVEQLAEINTWLTRKDSETIVNLVFDSISEALRKGEKVEIRGFGSFTVRERGAREARNPKSGAIVKIPAKKTPFFKTGKELRERVNDLEG
- a CDS encoding sensor histidine kinase, with protein sequence MLLSLPAVIFIVYSGYEERTDALNAGVSETKMLVHSILTEQYSLTGDAEQLGTVLSILPIVKERKVGEVNAVLANILQMKGEFANILIADRHGTVWASALPSLGRVSIADTVAFQNVVRTRRFSSGEYTVEKISGKPTIGFGYPVLNSRGEIDGVLAITVNFEYLNGLLTEEGLPKGALFTLADRNGIVVYRNWGRKEKIGKPLCPKVFRRMAAGPDRVSFLDFGRSEERKISSYGRIGLKKEKVPYLYVLAGLPLKDTLARAQRAQLLQVAILSPFLLVAVVLASLLGKFFFVNQINKLREASERLASGDLGVRVSPLLAGGEMAELGRSFDEMAQQLACRENELNALNESLTLRVEAETERRLHQERLLARHARLAAMGEMIGAIAHQWRQPLATLGAAIQSLRMAWERGSLDAAFLESAEADAQKQLYYMSETIEDFCNFFRPEKVAEQFEVREKIAEVVLLVDAQFANAGVHLEVVDAADGEGLFIHGYQNEFKQSVLNLVSNAFDAVVARNGAAPRPTGLPGLVVVTLRRTEDRVLIEVRDNGCGIPPEFVDKVYEPYFTSKPEGKGTGIGLYMSKLIVEESMGGRISFVSSAEGTVFRIELAASAAGEVGNG
- a CDS encoding sigma-54-dependent transcriptional regulator, with amino-acid sequence MDERGRLKVLYVEDEPDLRERIRIVLEMYFETVIASSDGKEALALFDREHPDVVVSDIKMPIMDGLELARCIRERAPETPVVLSTAFTDTAYLLQAIEFGVSAYIRKPLDCRELVAAVSRVAAPVLQRRELEEARRREQVSLELLLGESPAIQRVIQQSRRVAETDFSILIQGETGVGKSYLAALIHGLSPRRDRPFVTVTVSSLAESLVESQLFGHVKGAFTGAQGAKRGLFEEAGGGTLFLDDVDCASPAIQAKILHAVEQKWFFPVGGTVKVQIDTRIIAASNRDLLVDAKDGTFREDLYYRLSDLVITLPPLRERGRDIALLARAFLNEISLELSRVPPRLTPDAILLLSRQPWSGNVRELKSVMKRAALFAGETLDAEELAGILSSLKGGADGFGVPLTLDELTRQAVQQALVATGGKKMEAARLLDVEYGRFKRLLERYRL
- a CDS encoding methyltransferase domain-containing protein → MRSFRDPAGRLHFIGPHLIRQIRAEAAPVYRSLLQGEVLRGLIASGDLIGTEILDGGHTVLAHHCRRQECEPPLAAKEDLFLTHEVIPFPSFPSEWPAEMLKAAASLTLDLAERGLAQGVGLKDASPYNVLFRGPRPVFVDLLSFEPRHPCDPIWLPQAQFLRTFTLPLLAHARLGLPLDSIFLCRRDGLEPMELYRMLGPLRRILPPFLGTVTLPVWLSGRAEAKGSAIYRPRRMGSAEQARFVLGSLFRRLRRDIDRIPTASVKGSAWNDYCRSCCYDESSFAAKSAFVEEFLREARPARVLDVGCNTGHFSRLAAEAGAEVVAIDRDPTVVGALWREARQNGRDILPLVVDFARPTPALGWDYAETPSFLERSRGGFDALLMLALIHHLLVTDRIPLPKLFSLAAQVTRRYLVAEYVPPDDPQFLRIARGHEALHRHLTPEVFEEAAAAHFRILKQTGIGNHGRILYLMEKHNGR
- a CDS encoding sulfatase-like hydrolase/transferase, encoding MVARLRDLAASLSLANLMFLRLWLKLLPYRGGSDYLLPSSPYNSYLALMLNVTMWGVIFFCLFRVTKGSRTLNSWLHVILVPLVAVAALYGVGISRISLARFAFFYGPHSVLFLEIACWLSTLTAVYVVARYREVLARFLSVLPLLFVPFLPVTFGQAAAALAAIEPPARFHPHRIDPPAPLVDRIGIPVVWAIFDETDYRILFEKRPPGLAFPAFDKFRENALWATQAYSPSDATLVSLPALLTGIPLKTTTPLGARRLELVRANDGTRLDFAAQETIFDRVKKRQGSTALFGWYHPYSRLLHGVDLCRDYPRYNFFTSDRLRDVLLFQLYEVWDFRFLPFSNTILGNNHIRIVERMRSDVAAAVRKERPSFIFLHYPLPHSPNIYQRGSGRLAFNRDERQGYLDNMTLADRCLEELRAEMEREGTWDGALVVISSDHHWRTNTYDGETDYEHVPFMVKFPHQREGLTYRGRFNTVLTQELILRVLDGKLKGAQEAADWLDRAHRKNADGKVLFSVNQPDDD
- the cysE gene encoding serine O-acetyltransferase gives rise to the protein MFARLREDIQSVQERDPAARSALEVFFCYPGLHAIWFHRFSHWCWRHEFFFLGRFLSHLGRFFTGIEIHPGATIGRRLFIDHGMGVVIGETAEIGDDVTIYHGVTLGGVSLEKKKRHPTIGSNAIIGSGAKVLGPFTVGDGAKIGSNSVVVKEVPPNASVVGIPGRVVMATEKPKEKADFEHGKLPDPEAKAISCLFEQLRELERKYAELSADHAALRREVEGER
- a CDS encoding Rrf2 family transcriptional regulator; this translates as MRLSTRAQYAVRAMVDLALHSGGRPVALRDIAEREDIPLNYLEQLFNRLRRGRIVESVRGPGGGYLLARESAAIRVGEIVATVEEPLTPVSCMDEKKGRCTRPAACTTHNVWQMLGERIRGFLDSITLEDLTREARERGEAE
- a CDS encoding cysteine desulfurase family protein yields the protein MIYLDHNATTPVHPDVVEALLPFLTEKFGNPSSIHWAGRAVKGAVEEARERVAHLVGCEPGEVVFTASGTEADNMAIKGVAAALADRGNHIVATRVEHPAVVNALLHLERLGCTVTWLDVDGDGVLDPDRLEGAITDRTILVCAMAANNETGVLFPLREIGAIAARRKVYLHCDAVQAAGKISLGFRESGIALLALSGHKLNAPKGVGALVIRRGVKCHPLIHGGAQERNRRGGTENVAGIVAFGAACEIAAATMAGEMARLKRLRDRLEEGILALVPGARVNGSRERRLPTTTNISFAGVEADSLLMALDLAGIAASSGSACSSGTLKLSPVLAAMGIAPEVARGSVRFSLGRGNTEGEIDRVLEVLPGIVARMRRGGDGS